Proteins from a single region of bacterium:
- a CDS encoding Hsp20/alpha crystallin family protein, which translates to MGFRRTTADPFAGEPEDEDFPGRPVAAGRPEHPAIEETEFPAIDVFETAGELIVEAELPGLDASQIGVSAGEGLIVIEGFKAEEPGPSRVNFLCMERTFGPFRRAVLAGRAVDVTRAAATYRDGVLQVRVPKIEERRGSRRVIPVQTAGAEGGGER; encoded by the coding sequence ATGGGATTCCGGCGCACGACCGCCGATCCGTTCGCCGGGGAACCGGAGGACGAGGACTTTCCGGGGCGGCCCGTCGCCGCGGGGCGGCCCGAGCACCCGGCGATCGAGGAGACGGAGTTCCCCGCGATCGACGTCTTCGAGACCGCCGGAGAGCTGATCGTCGAGGCGGAGCTGCCCGGCCTCGACGCTTCGCAGATCGGGGTCAGCGCCGGCGAGGGGCTGATCGTGATCGAGGGGTTCAAGGCGGAGGAGCCCGGCCCGAGCCGGGTCAACTTCCTCTGCATGGAGCGCACCTTCGGCCCGTTCCGGCGCGCGGTGCTCGCCGGGCGCGCCGTCGACGTCACCCGGGCCGCCGCGACGTATCGCGACGGCGTGCTCCAGGTGCGCGTGCCGAAGATCGAGGAACGGCGGGGCAGCCGCCGGGTGATCCCGGTGCAGACTGCCGGCGCCGAGGGGGGGGGCGAGCGATGA
- the galU gene encoding UTP--glucose-1-phosphate uridylyltransferase GalU has protein sequence MSVTKAVFPVGGLGTRFLPATKASPKEMLALVDKPLIQYVVEEAALAGITDAVFVTGRGKRAIEDHFDTIFELEHALDRKGNRKLLEEVRKITNLANFAYVRQGEPLGLGHAILCARNLVGDEPFAVLLGDDIVSGRVPCLRQLIDAYERLARSSGEVVGGVIAVQRVRGPEISSYGVIKAEPVAGSRRLFRVRGLVEKPAPDKAPSDLAIIGRYVLAPAIFESLAVTPRGRGGEVQLTDALRDLTVERNYPLYAVLFEGRRYDAGDKLGFLQATVEFALANAELGPPFRRYLRELLRRRRPARA, from the coding sequence GTGAGCGTCACCAAGGCGGTGTTCCCTGTCGGGGGCCTCGGCACCCGCTTCCTGCCGGCCACGAAAGCCTCGCCGAAGGAGATGCTGGCGCTCGTCGACAAGCCCCTGATCCAGTACGTGGTCGAGGAGGCGGCGCTCGCCGGCATCACCGACGCGGTCTTCGTCACCGGCCGCGGCAAGCGGGCCATCGAGGACCACTTCGACACCATCTTCGAGCTCGAGCACGCGCTTGACCGCAAGGGCAACCGCAAGCTGCTCGAGGAGGTCCGCAAGATCACGAACCTCGCCAACTTCGCCTACGTCCGCCAAGGCGAGCCGCTGGGGCTCGGGCACGCGATCCTCTGCGCCCGCAACCTGGTCGGCGACGAGCCGTTCGCCGTCCTCCTCGGCGACGACATCGTCAGCGGCCGCGTGCCCTGCCTGCGCCAGCTGATCGACGCCTACGAGCGGCTGGCCCGCTCCTCGGGTGAGGTCGTCGGCGGGGTCATCGCGGTCCAGCGCGTGCGCGGCCCCGAGATCTCCAGCTACGGCGTGATCAAGGCCGAGCCGGTGGCGGGGAGCAGGCGCCTCTTCCGCGTTCGGGGGCTCGTCGAGAAGCCCGCCCCGGACAAGGCCCCCTCCGACCTGGCCATCATCGGCCGCTACGTCCTGGCGCCGGCGATCTTCGAGTCCCTCGCCGTCACCCCGCGGGGCCGCGGGGGCGAGGTGCAGCTCACCGACGCGCTGCGCGACCTGACCGTCGAGCGCAACTACCCGCTCTACGCCGTGCTCTTCGAGGGACGCCGCTACGACGCCGGCGACAAGCTCGGCTTCCTGCAGGCGACCGTGGAGTTCGCGCTCGCCAACGCCGAGCTCGGCCCGCCGTTCCGCCGCTACCTGCGCGAGCTGCTGCGCCGGCGGCGGCCGGCCCGGGCCTAG
- a CDS encoding cytochrome c3 family protein: MQRVSGARGARTAPGSLWFLFRLVAVVAAAWIMQPGPAAAVGRTDCFECHNGSDGPTVDEKLFDQTVHADLDCTECHADVKDVPHDAPLKKVDCSQCHDKVQAVYNGSIHGMAQKSGVKEAARCPDCHGMHNIFSPKDQRSTVYPLNLAETCGACHSNAALAKKYDIPVADPYQKYKQSIHGRALLRSGLVVSAVCNDCHGTHDILPHTDPKSRINYQNIRKTCGSCHEGVLAQFNQSVHGKALDSGAKLPTGKGAPTCTVCHHSHEIVRITEEDWKLHNLQECGNCHADRINTYRETYHGQITTLGYAKVARCSDCHGSHNILPPSDPKSILAPGANKVQTCRKCHPGANENFTKYQPHADHKDREKYPILFFTFYTMTALLFGTFGFFGLHTLLWLIRSLKEKHKAPPLRITEEKMYWRFGFYERALHFLIIVSFLTLAMTGLPLKFSYTHWARTLASFLGGFETAGFVHRAMGVVTFTYFALHLGKIFRRVLKGEQGMFVGPNSMVPQLKDLDDLIGTIKWFFGAGPRPKYDRYTYWEKFDYWAVFWGVGMIGLSGLVLWFPTLAAKALPGWAFNIAMIIHSDEAILATGFIFAIHFFNSHLRPEKFPMDFVIFTGRVHLDELKHERPMEYERVLASGELEKRMGMHVLPWQYKAARIFGMTALTIGLALLLLMISVWFVH, translated from the coding sequence ATGCAGCGAGTTTCGGGAGCACGGGGGGCGCGCACCGCGCCGGGGAGCCTCTGGTTCCTCTTTCGACTGGTTGCGGTCGTTGCGGCCGCCTGGATCATGCAACCCGGGCCGGCGGCGGCGGTCGGCCGGACGGACTGCTTCGAGTGCCACAACGGCTCGGACGGGCCGACGGTGGACGAGAAGCTCTTCGACCAGACGGTCCACGCCGACCTCGACTGCACGGAGTGCCACGCCGACGTCAAGGACGTGCCCCACGACGCGCCGCTGAAGAAGGTCGACTGCTCGCAGTGCCACGACAAGGTGCAGGCCGTCTACAACGGCAGCATCCACGGGATGGCCCAGAAGTCCGGCGTGAAGGAGGCCGCCCGCTGCCCCGACTGCCACGGCATGCACAACATCTTCTCGCCGAAGGATCAGCGCTCGACGGTCTACCCGCTGAATCTCGCCGAGACCTGCGGCGCCTGCCACAGCAACGCGGCGCTGGCGAAGAAGTACGATATCCCGGTCGCCGACCCCTACCAGAAGTACAAGCAGAGCATCCACGGCCGCGCGCTGCTGCGCTCGGGCCTGGTCGTCTCCGCCGTCTGCAACGACTGCCACGGCACGCACGACATCCTGCCGCACACCGACCCGAAGTCGCGCATCAACTACCAGAACATCCGCAAGACCTGCGGCTCGTGCCACGAGGGCGTGCTGGCGCAGTTCAACCAGAGCGTGCACGGCAAGGCGCTCGACAGCGGCGCCAAGCTCCCCACCGGCAAGGGGGCGCCGACGTGCACGGTCTGCCACCACTCGCACGAGATCGTCCGCATCACCGAGGAGGACTGGAAGCTGCACAACCTCCAGGAGTGCGGCAACTGCCACGCCGACCGCATCAACACCTACCGCGAGACCTACCACGGCCAGATCACGACCCTCGGCTACGCCAAGGTCGCCCGCTGCAGCGACTGCCACGGCTCGCACAACATCCTGCCGCCCTCCGACCCCAAGTCGATCCTCGCGCCGGGGGCGAACAAGGTCCAGACCTGCCGCAAGTGCCACCCCGGCGCCAACGAGAACTTCACGAAGTACCAGCCGCACGCGGACCACAAGGACCGCGAGAAGTACCCGATCCTCTTCTTCACCTTCTACACCATGACCGCGCTGCTCTTCGGCACCTTCGGCTTCTTCGGCCTGCACACCCTGCTCTGGCTGATCCGCTCGCTCAAGGAGAAGCACAAGGCCCCGCCGCTGCGGATCACCGAGGAGAAGATGTACTGGCGCTTCGGCTTCTACGAGCGCGCGCTGCACTTCCTGATCATCGTCAGCTTCCTCACGCTCGCGATGACCGGGCTGCCGCTGAAGTTCAGCTACACGCACTGGGCGCGGACGCTCGCCTCCTTCCTCGGCGGCTTCGAGACCGCCGGCTTCGTGCATCGGGCGATGGGCGTCGTGACCTTCACCTACTTCGCCCTGCACCTGGGCAAGATCTTCCGCAGGGTCCTCAAGGGCGAGCAGGGCATGTTCGTCGGCCCGAACTCGATGGTGCCCCAGCTCAAGGACCTCGACGACCTGATCGGGACGATCAAGTGGTTCTTCGGCGCCGGCCCGCGGCCGAAGTACGACCGCTACACCTACTGGGAGAAGTTCGACTACTGGGCGGTCTTCTGGGGCGTCGGGATGATCGGGCTCTCGGGGCTCGTGCTCTGGTTCCCGACGCTCGCCGCGAAGGCGCTGCCCGGGTGGGCCTTCAACATCGCGATGATCATCCACTCCGACGAGGCGATCCTGGCCACGGGCTTCATCTTCGCGATCCACTTCTTCAACAGCCACCTGCGGCCGGAGAAGTTCCCGATGGACTTCGTGATCTTCACCGGGCGCGTGCACCTCGACGAGCTCAAGCACGAGCGGCCGATGGAGTACGAGCGGGTGCTGGCCTCGGGCGAGCTGGAGAAGCGCATGGGGATGCACGTGCTGCCCTGGCAGTACAAGGCCGCGCGCATCTTCGGGATGACGGCGCTGACCATCGGGTTGGCGCTGCTGCTGCTGATGATCTCGGTCTGGTTCGTCCACTAG
- a CDS encoding rhodanese-like domain-containing protein: protein MLKRIDRNRTLGAALLAACLLAGAAGAAGAAEAPAPAASQKMIDDKASLPVAEARKLMADHKDLLLVDVRAPQEYAQGYIEGSRNIPFIDIMEGRHSLPKDAPILLICSIGGRSFAAVQLLQEKGYTQVYNLDGGINAWRRATQPLKTQ, encoded by the coding sequence GTGTTGAAGAGGATCGACAGGAACCGAACCCTCGGCGCAGCCCTCCTGGCAGCCTGCCTGCTGGCCGGCGCGGCGGGCGCGGCGGGCGCCGCGGAGGCCCCGGCCCCGGCGGCCAGCCAGAAGATGATCGACGACAAGGCTTCCCTGCCGGTGGCGGAGGCGCGGAAGCTCATGGCCGATCACAAGGACCTGCTGCTGGTCGACGTGCGCGCCCCCCAGGAGTACGCCCAGGGCTACATCGAGGGCTCGCGGAACATCCCGTTCATCGACATCATGGAGGGACGCCACTCGCTGCCGAAGGACGCGCCGATCCTGCTCATCTGCTCGATCGGCGGCCGCAGCTTCGCGGCGGTGCAACTGCTGCAGGAGAAGGGGTACACGCAGGTCTACAACCTCGACGGCGGCATCAACGCCTGGCGCCGCGCGACCCAGCCGCTCAAGACCCAGTAG
- a CDS encoding pitrilysin family protein gives MRVTRSAALLVGLLVLAGGPAAPAAAAVSAAEKVAIDLESRIVEETLPNGLRVIVLPRHQSPTVSLSMQFRVGSAQEAEGASGLAHLLEHMMFKGTRTLGTRDWAAERPLLERIEGIVGELDAERRRGAAADAARVADLEARLAAAQAEARKYVVKDEIDAIYTENGEQGFNASTGVDVTAYKISLPANRLPLWARIESERLREPVMREFYSEREVVREERRQSYESDPSRKLYELLFASAFFAHPYRRPVIGWDGDVRYLRAPQAERFFRTWYAPNNTVLAVVGDVDPAAFLALVRAAFGSIPAQPLPPDTATPEPEQRGERRVALAADAQPELLIGWHKPTLPTFEDYVFDLIDGLLTTGRTSRLYRRLVEETQVAVSVSSSNGLPGGRYDNLFTVGATPRAPHTAGEVEAAIDAELARLIAEPAAPEELQRVKNQLRADLVRGLQSNEGMAATLGYYATVAGDWRYLTTHLDRLEAITPADIQAVAAKYLRRENRTVAVIETTQAGADAPDEK, from the coding sequence ATGCGTGTGACGCGGTCGGCGGCGCTGCTCGTCGGGCTGCTCGTGCTGGCCGGCGGCCCGGCCGCGCCCGCGGCGGCAGCCGTGTCCGCCGCGGAGAAGGTCGCGATCGACCTGGAGTCGCGCATCGTCGAGGAGACCCTGCCCAACGGCCTGCGGGTGATCGTCCTGCCGCGGCACCAGTCGCCGACGGTCTCGCTCTCCATGCAGTTCCGGGTCGGCTCGGCGCAGGAGGCCGAGGGTGCGAGCGGCCTGGCGCACCTGCTCGAGCACATGATGTTCAAGGGCACGCGCACCCTGGGCACCCGCGACTGGGCCGCCGAGCGCCCGCTGCTCGAGCGCATCGAGGGGATCGTCGGCGAGCTCGACGCCGAGAGGCGCCGCGGCGCGGCGGCGGACGCCGCGCGCGTCGCCGACCTGGAGGCGCGCCTCGCGGCGGCCCAGGCCGAGGCGCGGAAGTACGTCGTCAAGGACGAGATCGACGCGATCTACACCGAAAACGGCGAGCAGGGCTTCAATGCGAGCACGGGCGTGGATGTCACGGCCTACAAGATCAGCCTCCCCGCCAACCGGCTGCCGCTCTGGGCGCGGATCGAGTCCGAGCGGCTGCGCGAGCCGGTCATGCGCGAGTTCTATTCCGAGCGCGAGGTCGTGCGCGAGGAGCGCCGCCAGTCCTACGAGAGCGACCCCTCGCGCAAGCTCTACGAGCTGCTCTTCGCGTCGGCCTTCTTCGCGCACCCCTACCGCCGGCCGGTCATCGGCTGGGACGGGGACGTGCGGTACCTGCGCGCGCCGCAGGCCGAGCGGTTCTTCCGCACGTGGTATGCGCCGAACAACACGGTGCTCGCGGTTGTCGGCGACGTGGACCCGGCCGCGTTCCTCGCGCTCGTGCGCGCCGCCTTCGGGTCGATCCCCGCGCAGCCGCTCCCGCCCGACACGGCGACGCCCGAGCCCGAGCAGCGCGGCGAGCGCCGGGTCGCGCTGGCGGCCGACGCCCAGCCGGAGCTGCTCATCGGCTGGCACAAGCCGACGCTCCCGACGTTCGAGGACTACGTCTTCGACCTGATCGACGGCCTGCTGACCACCGGCCGCACTTCGCGGCTGTACCGGCGCCTCGTCGAGGAGACGCAGGTGGCCGTCTCCGTCTCGAGCAGCAACGGCCTGCCCGGGGGGCGCTACGACAACCTTTTCACGGTCGGCGCGACGCCGCGCGCCCCGCACACGGCCGGCGAGGTCGAGGCGGCCATCGACGCCGAGCTCGCCCGCCTCATCGCCGAGCCGGCGGCGCCCGAGGAGCTGCAGCGCGTCAAGAACCAGCTGCGCGCCGATCTCGTGCGCGGTCTGCAGTCGAACGAGGGGATGGCCGCGACCCTCGGCTACTACGCGACGGTGGCCGGCGACTGGCGGTACCTGACGACCCACCTGGACCGGCTCGAGGCGATCACGCCGGCCGACATCCAGGCGGTCGCGGCGAAGTACCTGCGCCGCGAGAACCGGACCGTCGCGGTGATCGAGACGACGCAAGCAGGGGCGGATGCGCCTGACGAAAAATAG